From the genome of Rhinoderma darwinii isolate aRhiDar2 chromosome 1, aRhiDar2.hap1, whole genome shotgun sequence:
ATCTAGCACACAATTTATATGGATGCAGCTTTATATGAAATAAAGCAGTGTTTAAATATGCAAATATGTTACAATTCATCAAAACTATTTGCAAATATGTACAACAATATTGTACTCTTGTATTACTTTATTAAGGAaccacttattttattttttttatttaatttccccctccatttgttcattggtgtttcagtggggtgctgtgtgtagaaatacttaccgatccccgcatcgtCATTTTTTGTTCCAGAACTTCTGGTACATGTACCTCAATTGATTTCTGTATTGAGTTTTTCTCCACCGTTTGTTTTAATGTACACTGTTGAATCAgttcggtttttttttctacgcattaaagaagcactccacttttttttattgcaccctccatttgtacattggtgtttcagtggggtgctgtgtgcagaaatacttaccgatcccctcaTCTTGTCATTTTCGGGTCCAGcaccgctcacgtgatcttccctctAACTTTGTCTGGAGTCGCTGTGCTTTTGAGTAAactggaactcaggctctcaatgtattcctatgggagccagaacgaggctccataggaatgcattgagagcctgacttccggttttctgaaaagcacaGCGATTCAAGACAAGTCAGAGGGTAGATCACGTaagcggcgctggacccgaaaaagacaagatgcggggattggtaagtatttctgcacacagcacctcactgaaacaccaatgtacaaatggagggtgcaataaaaagtgTAGTGCTTCTTTAATGCGTAGAAAAAAACGAACTGGTTCAACAGAGTACATTAAAACAAACGGTGGAGAAAAACTCAATACAGAAATCAATTGAGGTACATGTACCAGAAGTTCTATCAAAATGTTAAGACAGGATTGGACTGACAAGCAGCACTGCTCAAACTTCAAATAAGACATAAGAAAAGTTCTGCTCAGTCTACTCAATCGAACCAAGGACTATCTTGGTCACTGGTCATCACTTCATGTAACAGAAGAGTCTGAGCCTAAACAGTGCAATTATTGCAGTCCATGAAAGCAAGTCCGCTAAGATGGCTGAAGTTACAAAACGGCAGCAGccataaaaagtaaaagtaaaaaaaaaatgagaggaACGACTATGCTAGGCACATGCCAAAATTGCAAGTCTGAGCCTAGTAACAATTGTATACACAAACCTATGTACCACATAGGTAACATGTTTAAATTGTGAAAAATTAATCTTTATTTAAAAAGTTGACAAACTTACCAAGAATGTCTGACATAATCCACAGTGGAATgcgtatgaaataaaaaaaattgtaaatggaCATATTGTGCAAGTAACCTAGTATGTATAATCAGAATTGATTACTGTGCAATTTCAAAGGTCAATTGcagaaccataaaaaaaaaaaaaaatacaattaaataaaaagagCACACTTTACATATCGGATTCCTGCATTTGTCACCAACTCAATACTTCAAATAGCAAATCCTGCAAAATGTCTGGAAAGGTCTTCCTGAGATTCTAAAAAAATGAGCCGATAGGAACACAAGTAACTGGTGACGCAACAGTGGACGCATCAAGTGGTCCAAAACAGTCTTGTCCTCATTCAAATACAAAGGTGTACAATCAGGGAACGAGCGGATTGCTACAAAAAATAGATGGTCTTGACATAAAGCCAGCAAGGGACAAGTCAGCCATATTAAAGGTTTCCAAAGGATGGTCCTGTATCCTGATGTCAGGCAATACAGGCATTTCTGGAGGACAGAGATCAAAGCCGATATGATCACTACTGATTGGAGGAGACTCCTGATGATCCTCTTGGTTGGGACTAGAATGGGAGGGAAGTCTGCAAGTAAATTGATCTTTATCGCAGGAGCATGCAGTGTTCCCAGAAGAATTCTGCTTGGAGCCAGCTGTATTtatgaatagaaaaataaatagccATTATGGAAGGTGATAGCATTGAGGAGTGGAGTAGAGCAGCAAATAATCTAGAGAGAAAACATATTCTCTGTAAGGGATAGAAGCCGGTGGTGTGCCCCTAATGGAAAAAAGAAAGAACCAGAGCCATTCTGTCAGAAAATATTTTAGTTGTCTgaagtaattaaaaaataaaataaaataaaagacacaCACCAAAGTAGTTCTGGCAGCATAAGTGGGTTAGGAGACAACAGGGTAAAACAGTGGAGGTCACCCTGCGGCCCCCAGCTCCTCTCCTTCCGAGCACTCAACATGCATTAAAAATCTTGCCACCTCTGTTATGAAGGAGATATCATTCAGCTAACAGTTGGCAGCATAACACAGTGATGCTATATAGGGTTCTCACCATATCAGAATTGTGTAGCATTGTGATTctggataccaaaacgatactttgccaacaataaaaagaatccatattctgatgtgaggcacatggtatatgaattttgaacctccatgtgcctcacataaaCAGTCAttgaccccatcatgtacctcacacattaacccaatgttgcccattatgacagaagtacatgatgaggttaattaatATGAACGTGCGGCACATGGAGGTGGACAAGAGCTGGAGTAAGAGAATGCAGCCCAATAGAAGTAGAGGCAAGTAGATATGGGGTAATAGGCTGCACTGTGTATAAGAGGCATATGTGGCTAGTATTTGGTAGATGTGTGGTTATCGCTGCATATGTGTGGGCAGGTAGCTACTGCTGTTTGAGGTGCGGTTGCTGTGACTTTTTTGCATTTTATAGCCGGTACATTTACGGGGAAAGGCGACAAAAGCACCACACAAAGTCCGTTTGCATATCTCTATGGAGTCACAGGCCGCATCTAAGGCCTTATAACGTGGTGGTTTGACCACCCTTGGAcagctttttgttttttgtacgtGAAAGATAGACAGAGCACATAAACCATTAAGATTATGAAACATAATGTACGCTAGTAAGCGATTGCTATGAATTAAACGTTATTTACTCGAGCCTGGACatccccctttaaaaaaaaaaaattataaaaaggaaGACAAAAAGAAAAATGTCAACAATTAAGACTGTATAAATGTAGTGGCTTGGAGATGTATAAATACAAGTACAGCAATATATAGACTGGATGGCACAATTTACAAGCAATAGGGATACATTGAAGAAGCTAGTCTTACCAATACCGTCTTTCCTGGAGGCAGATCCCTGCAATCCAAAGGGACACTCCAAATTTGGCAAATCGCATTCATACTCCCTagcaaaggagaaaaaaaacatatatatatatatatatatatatatatattttttaatactaGGATATATCTACGAGTGGTAGACTTCAACAATTAAAACTTCCAACATTAACGACTCACGCTGATGCAGAGTTCATCAGCTGCTTCCTCCTCCCCAGGCGGCTCTGTGTGAAATGCTCAAAACGCTCAGACTTCTTCCAGGTGTAGTAGTATTGTACACACTCCCCAACTGACCGTGTACGGACCttggagagagagagtgagaataGGGAAATGTATACAATCAGATTCAACAataaatacccacatactgtataTTCTCTAACACTTTAGAAAGAATCTCTTACCTTGTTGGCCTGGATAAGATGGAAGTTTTTACCATAGACACGAAACCCTTGCTCAAAACTCCTACATTCATCTTCACTCCATGCACAGAGATGACCTAAATAGGACATTGTATTTACGTATTTCTTACCAAGTCCAGTTCGGATTCTCTTTTGCTATATTGAACTTTATCATATGTGTGTATGGCTGTAAGAAATGGTTTTGCCCCTTAAACTATATAACTGCCCATCCCTCACCTTGTACAACCTTGACATTAAAAGACAGCCTTCGTAGAGCCTCATCTGTGTTAAATCTACATTTCACCAACTCGAAGAGAGCCTAAAAAAAAAGGTGGTGGAGAAAAGCTAAGCGCAATGCAAATAAGAGGGAAGCCAATGGGTTGCAAAATTTAACGCCACGGGACAGCACATGCAATAATCGGTTAAGGAAAGAACAAGGGATAAAGACGCAGAAACCCTTTTGACACAAGGTGGATACATGTCAGGGACAGCCATCTATTCACCTGTTCATTATCCCGGACATTCCCTTCATCTTGGCTATATCTTCCCCCGGCTGTGTGTTGATACTCCGCAGCCTGACTGAGGTAATTCTCCACTTCGCTTTCTGGTAGGACATTAGGATCCCAAAGCAGCTGGTCCTTTTCCTGAGAATCTGACAGTCACATAGATACTATTTGAATACTACGAATCAAAATTTTTCACCATCTTCATATTGATTTTAACAAAACCCTATGGGGAAAAAAACTTACATAAAGTGACTTTCAGTGAACACAAATCTGTCCTGGAAACGCAGGTGAAAACAGAGCTCTGATAACTAACTGTCTTGTAACGagtcatgcacctgtgtgtctatcacatgaccagcagagacttttattcactggaagtaaacaatgaaggtgccTACTGAATgattgcaagcagagatcttgaaaaccgaggAAGTAATACAGAAAGCATATTGAAAAAAGATATAACTTTTCATCATCGAAAAatacgttttttttgttgttgcggaAATTGGATTACCCCATAATGTTCTGTTCCTTAGCCCTCCTGTATGTTGGTTGATAACACAAACATTGCAGCTGTAGCtgagcctatacattatatacaaggtAATTTATACCAAGTAAACCTGTTAAATATTTACTTAAAAAGGACACAATCAATTATTACAATTTCCGCACCGTAGGACCACTCCTCCTGCATGTCTGCATATGAACATTGCAGATACAGCTTCGCTTTCACATAGCAGGGTCTCTAAAATGGCCACGTTACCGATATGTGTAATAGATCCAGCATTGCACGAGTATAAACCTGCATCTAGTGAAGGACGCAGTCACCAAACCACTCAACTGATCCAGCCGTGCATGAGaaattttaataacatacaaCTTAGCAAATGTGTCCTTTTAACATACGATTGACAGGTTCGCACcaggatatttatttttttctgtactgGAAACCATAGGCCATGATGTCATTTGGAAATCTGACACCAAACAGGTAAAAATTCTGGTGTTGATTAATTTCATAACATATCTTTATAGTGATCAGAGctgttttttctgatacagagctccaaatctcctccgTAGCCATATATTTAACACTTTCCGACATCCGGCGTATATATATGgtccacgccgggtgggggagtatTGAACGGGTTCATGGGCTGATCCCGCTcgttttaaccccttggatgacccggtcaatagcgaccgcagcatctaagtggttagaaacaggggggggggggtggccccCTGTAATGCTACAACGCCCCTCCCACGGACTAGTAAAGATAggttaaatacagtaaaataaagtttttttaatatataaataaaaatattaaaagtttaaaaaaaaatctcctctttTCGcacaatgtaaaagaaaaaaaattaacaaaactggtattgccgcatctgtaaaagtctaaaCTTCTACAATATATCATAATTtagcccgcatggtgaacgccgtaaaaaacaaaaaaacgccagaatcgctgtttttggtttTCTCCCACTAAAAAGAATGtataaaaagttaacaaaaactCTTATgtgcctcaaaatggtaccaatagaaactacatctaGCCCtgcaaaaaattagccctcataAGGCTCattcgacaaaaaaaaaaaaaaaaaagttatggctcccagaatatggtgacaaagctcaaattttatttttaaaggaacagtgtcatcgcaaataatttttttatatgttaaagatgttagtgctgtaataaaaacgtttatattcatttgtgtgtttgtgttttactgtttcttatttttaaactttttcttccctatgggggctgccattttttgttccatttctgtgtgtgtcgattaacgacacacacagacatggaatacggcagccacagtcccatagggactgcgaacggctcccgtcccattgactgccgtgtacggcgtctgtgtgggaactgcgcatgcgccgctcccacacagtcctattcgaaattggcgccgtccggcgccattttcctgtggaccggaagtcgcggccggacagtaatattactacttccggtcgcggcttccggacttgtgcacatggaacagcggcagcaaacggagcggacgggccggagggagccgcggcggcaggagcaggtaagagatttcaatgtatgttagtgtttgtgtgtgtttactactgtatgtaaacctactacactgtgggttacctcaaaaaatggcgacacacagtgtaggaggttaaacctttcaaacccctcgtttatcccggcactagccaggataaaggaggggtggatgctgagagctcactagagcgagggcttttaacccaatgttgcaatgctgcaaattgggaacagccccatctagtggccaaaaatgggtagtattataaattagaaataatttataatatttcctggctcgtgccaaaaaaaaaaaataaattttaacaatgtttaatcacccacacactaaatgtttaaattttaaaaaaaaaacatgtttttctggcaacacattccctttaacaaattatttttttccttttaaaagtaaacataaaaaaaacaatataaatttggtagcgCCGTaagcgtattgacctgcagaataaagtcaacatgatttttttaccgcacgatgaaccccccccccaaaagatcgaggaattgctgttttttttcctatttcaccccacaaagaactgGTTTtatagtttcccactacattatatggaacaacaaatggtgctgtgaaatctacaactcttcccgcgaaaaacaagccctcatacagctcgatCTACGAAGGTgcggaggaaaaaaacgaaagtgaaaatccgaagaatggctgcagcgggaaggggttaaacatgctgGCTGCATGCGGCCACCACTAGGgaaagcttaggagcttactacatacagtTTATACATTAAACTCATTAGTAAACCCGTATTTAAAGGATATTTACACATTTGAAgtgaattcatttttttttaataaagctatGTTCTATCTAAATTTTTAAACCActtaaatagatttttattttaaaaaaaaatcgtttTACATTTtcagatacaacttctatgtatatactgtgtacaaagcagctgtattgttccgtcaaagccgattccatcaggtcagcggaacGGACAGCTCGGCTGCAAGCTGGTCCTTTGTGTTTCTGACATGCAgaatccagctaataacgatcacatctaagttcatcttAGATGTTacagttattagctggatcctgcgtgttggAGAGAATGCGCCCCCCTATTTCGAACGGCTTAGGCGCTGTGGTCTCTATTGCCTgcagcatttaagaggttaaacaaGCGTGATTCCACTCGTTGCAGTGaattgtcggctgtaacatacacccAACACGCTCAACCCGGGCGCCTACGCCATACTTTCCCTCCTAGCCCCTGCCGTACATAtacgggtaggggttaataaaaaaacaattgaaaaaaatgtttaaaatcagacaaaacattgatttattaaagaaaaataatgtttacttcaaaagtgtacatagcctttaaccctttcacgaccacggacgaaaatgaacgtcctggtcggctgctagttcccgcaccatgacgttcattttcgtcagtatttaaaactgtcactctgtgtaaacacagagtgacagacgcgcgctgacagctgtcctagacagctgacatatcagtctcgccggacagcggaccatcgccgatgctttcggcaattaaccccttaagtgcggcgacggattgccgttgccgcatttaagtggtttgaagcacatcggcagcccccacgaagtgatcaagtgggctaccgatgcttgtcgtggcaatcggaggtcagataatgacctccgagttgccatgtacggaagcctcagaggagcagcctcctgccggtcctccgaggcttcctgtcagtgggactgtcacgtcacaatgacagttagagtacattacactacgtgtgtagtgtaatgtactctagcagcgatcaaagctgcaagtctgagtgtcccctagtgggacaagtgaaaaaagtaaaaaaaaagaataaaaatgttttaaaaaaagtgtaaaaataaaagttataagtgatataaacatgaactgctttctttcctataataagacttttattatagaaaaaaaatgaacacgttaaaaaagtacacatattttgtatcatcgcgttcgtaacgaaccaaactataaaactgtaatgttatttttcccgcacgatgaacaccccaaaaaaaaaatcaataaaaaactacgacagaatcacaattttttttgtcaccaccgctccctaaataaagaataaaaagtgatcaaaaagtcgcatgtacccgaaaataataccgataaaaacgtctatccgtcccgcaaaaaacaagcccttacacagcttttttgactaaaaaataaaaaaatgatggctctcagaatatggtggcacagaaatttttttttcttataaataagtcattttattgtgcaaatgctaaaaaaaaaaggaccaaacctatatacatatggtatcgccgtaatcgtaccaacccgcagaataaagtaaaaatgtcatttatagcgtacggtgagcgccgcaaaatgaaaacctaaaaaacggtgtcagaattcctgttttttgctcaggattgcaaaaaaaatttaataaaaagtgataaaaaattgtaCATCATACACAGATGTTATATTACCCCCATTAGATTATATCGGATGGGAAGGGCACCTAACACACAATGTCCTAGATGCTCTCAAGATCAAGCTGGCTTTGATCACATGATGTGGTTATGCCCAGTCATAGCCAAGTTCTGGAAAGAAGTGACGCAAATACTGTCCTCAATTATGACCAACCCGATTCCATGTGAACCAGGTCTATGTTTATTGGGGCTGTTGGGAGAGAGACCCCGGACACACTATGAGGGTATATTCCTGCGAGAAGCCCTGTTCTTAGCCAGAAAAGCGATAGCCATCCGATGGATGGGGGACACTTTTCCGGATACATCGCAATGGAAAAGCCTGGTCAATGCTATTCTCCCATATgaaaatatagtatataaacaTAGAGGATGTCAATATAAATTCTTGAAAATCTGGGGAGAGTGGTGCTCCTCACCTCTTGCCTCTTTCAGCGTGGGTGACCTTAGAGAATCCTTACCACTTCAGGTAGGAGGGATCTGAGATCTATATGACCGGGTATTTTGATGCCCTAGATGTGAGAATGGAGCTTGATCCTGGTAAATAACTGCGACCTGTATGTCTATAGATTCACAAATAAGTGTGACACTGACCTGCCTGCGTGCAGTGAGTATTTGGAGTCTCCTGTGACTCGCTTTCATGTATAAATGTAAATTGCAAACTCTTGTTTCTAATGTGTATTCATGGTATGCAGGAATGTTAATGTCATTATTCTGTTTCCATTTGCTGATGATTTTTGTATGTACTTTTACAATaaaccgagtttaaaaaaaaaaaaaaaagtgataaaaaaatcaataaaaaaaataaataaataaataaaaaaaaaaaaaaaaaaaaaaaaaaaaaaaataaatcgcacgtaccccaaaatggtaccaatgaaaacgacagattgtcccgcaacaaataagcactcacacagctccggtggtgaaaaaataaaaaagttctggctttcagaatatggcgatgcaaaatgtgcggagtgtcCAAAAGTAGATCAGATCGGGcgtcatttatcagtgcaacactgggcacatatctatgaaatattatttatttaccgcattattgtaccctcttattatgccctgatgttctccgcacagattacatatgcccccacattataaactgaaataccagcaaaaccccaaacagaaaaagtaccaagcaaaatctgcgctccaaaagcaaaatggcatccctcccttctgatccctacagtgtgcccaagcagcagtttgcacccacacatatatggcgtcgccatacccgagaggacccgcttaacgttttatgaggtatttgtcttctgtggcacaaactgggcacaacatactatgcactaaaatggcatatcagtggaaaattgcaattttcactttgaaccatccgctgtgcattaacccctttgcgcactatgacttaattgcccgtcatggtgcggcggttgatgtatggagccgactcacgtgctgagcccgctccatacgctgcgggtgtcggttgtgtattacagcaggccccctcggtactaacggacaggtacagcgatcgctctgttacagaagcctgtaagaataacaatatactgcaatacattagtattgcagtatattgtaccagtgatccaatgatcgctggatcaagtcacctaaggggattgattaataaaatgtgtagaagaattatagttattagtagtgagaattgtttttttgaaagttaaaaaaaacaaaacaccttttcgcatttttcttctaaaggaatgtaaaaaaatgaacaaaattggtatcgctacgtccgtaaaagtccgaactattacaatataccattatttaatttgcacagtgcacaccttaaaaaaaaataataattgaaaccgccaaaatcgctgttttttttttgtcaccttcgctctaaaaaaaaaatgtaatacaacttttgaatcactctttatgtaccaataaaaactacagctcctcccgcaagaaataagccctcacaccgctctattgatggaaaaataaaaaagttatggctcttggaaagcggggagtgaaaatctaaaataagaacgcaaaaaatggatcagttctgaaagggttaattcatttctaatgaaaaaaacgtatgaccacatgtggggtatttcgtactcggcagaaattgctttataaaaaaatggttgtttttttcatcCTTTATCCCTTGTTAAAATgagaaatgcaacattttagtggaaaaaattttgatattaattttcgtgcccgaattctaataaactctgcaaaagacccgtggggtgtaaatgctcactatacccctagaaaaattccttgaaggtttttccaaaatggggtcacttttgggaggtttccactgttttggtccctccagtgcattgcaaatgcgacatggcaccgaaaaccattccagcaaaatcataaatccaaatggcgctccttcccttctgagccctgctgtgggtcca
Proteins encoded in this window:
- the MIER2 gene encoding mesoderm induction early response protein 2 gives rise to the protein MTPPEGTPLVVSFQKVLRIAEILAQEEQEPLWATGDTPEAEADFHELLAFYGYDTSDCLLENEVDNTQPETIQPIGFLQTEQVSIEPTQMSPSLTPGGSTDLSPRFADSPDDWTVESEMRAEEAMFGSEPQLPYLRYTPTGGKDSQEKDQLLWDPNVLPESEVENYLSQAAEYQHTAGGRYSQDEGNVRDNEQALFELVKCRFNTDEALRRLSFNVKVVQGHLCAWSEDECRSFEQGFRVYGKNFHLIQANKVRTRSVGECVQYYYTWKKSERFEHFTQSRLGRRKQLMNSASAEYECDLPNLECPFGLQGSASRKDGIAGSKQNSSGNTACSCDKDQFTCRLPSHSSPNQEDHQESPPISSDHIGFDLCPPEMPVLPDIRIQDHPLETFNMADLSLAGFMSRPSIFCSNPLVP